In Janthinobacterium rivuli, a single genomic region encodes these proteins:
- a CDS encoding GNAT family N-acetyltransferase, translating to MPITLRPALPLDIDALWALRTVAVRVGCATHYAPEQITVWTASPVPPAYAAMLAAGGGIVAMQDEAIAGYAMLDVDKHEVDAVFVDPARAGLGIGKRLLAALEDLARGRGIARLHLSASLNAVPFYAAAGFTALREEAYAHPSGISLASVAMEKALEAA from the coding sequence ATGCCCATCACCCTGCGCCCCGCCCTGCCCCTTGACATCGACGCCCTGTGGGCTCTGCGCACGGTGGCCGTGCGCGTCGGTTGCGCCACGCATTATGCGCCGGAGCAAATTACTGTGTGGACGGCCTCGCCTGTACCGCCAGCGTATGCCGCCATGCTGGCTGCGGGTGGCGGCATCGTGGCGATGCAGGACGAGGCCATTGCCGGCTACGCCATGCTGGATGTAGATAAACATGAAGTAGACGCTGTCTTTGTGGATCCCGCGCGCGCGGGACTCGGCATCGGCAAGCGCCTGCTGGCGGCGCTGGAAGACCTGGCGCGCGGGCGCGGCATTGCGCGCCTGCACCTGTCCGCGTCGCTGAACGCCGTGCCGTTTTACGCGGCGGCCGGCTTTACGGCCTTGCGCGAGGAAGCGTATGCACACCCCAGCGGCATCAGCCTGGCCAGCGTGGCGATGGAAAAGGCGCTGGAGGCCGCCTGA
- a CDS encoding DUF2750 domain-containing protein has protein sequence MHPEKFKQVMGLPSGERHAYFVRKVADTQEVWGLYHAGWATAQAHGHVAIPFWPEAAFAQACASGDWEHFQPRAIALGDFLSKWLPGMASNGQLASVFPVPQGGASIAAPADLLRDMRHESEQYE, from the coding sequence GTGCATCCTGAAAAGTTCAAGCAGGTGATGGGCCTGCCGTCCGGCGAACGCCATGCGTACTTTGTGCGCAAGGTAGCCGATACGCAAGAAGTGTGGGGCTTGTATCATGCAGGCTGGGCCACGGCGCAAGCCCATGGCCACGTCGCCATCCCGTTCTGGCCGGAAGCCGCATTCGCGCAAGCGTGCGCCAGCGGCGACTGGGAACATTTCCAGCCACGCGCCATCGCGCTTGGTGATTTCCTGAGCAAGTGGCTGCCTGGCATGGCAAGCAATGGCCAGCTGGCTTCCGTGTTTCCCGTGCCGCAAGGCGGTGCCAGCATCGCGGCACCGGCTGATTTACTGAGAGATATGCGACATGAGTCAGAGCAATATGAATGA
- a CDS encoding Imm1 family immunity protein — translation MTMELNLHGEPRVVDSVPALEQTLLDARALAQCELWLTMTMTMATDAEQGPALCMLRNGGNAWLMYLSGQDELSFHSLGDEEETGECSYLLSNGQVDVYPEAWCVDVDLCQQAFIAFFKTGGARPAGIAWEAD, via the coding sequence ATGACGATGGAACTGAATCTGCATGGCGAGCCGCGTGTGGTCGATAGCGTGCCCGCGCTGGAGCAGACGCTGCTGGACGCGCGTGCGCTGGCTCAGTGCGAACTGTGGCTGACCATGACCATGACCATGGCCACGGATGCCGAGCAGGGTCCAGCCCTGTGCATGCTGCGCAATGGCGGTAATGCCTGGCTGATGTATCTGTCGGGACAGGACGAGCTGAGCTTTCACTCCTTGGGCGACGAAGAGGAAACGGGGGAATGCAGCTACCTGCTGTCGAATGGCCAGGTGGATGTGTATCCGGAAGCGTGGTGCGTGGATGTGGACTTATGCCAGCAGGCTTTCATCGCGTTCTTCAAGACAGGCGGCGCGCGGCCGGCCGGCATCGCGTGGGAAGCGGATTGA
- a CDS encoding SulP family inorganic anion transporter, which translates to MLLWLRQYRRPLLAGDITAGIVVAMMMVPQGMAYALVAGLPPVVGIYASILPPVLYALFGSSMTQSVGPMAIVSLMTAAALAPLADPGSSLYIVLAAQLAFISGLVLLLCGVLRLGFMASFLSRPVISGFSNGAAILIIWGQITPLLGATLPHWHTPSLVLGLSGLLFLWLAKRYLSRLLQRCGLNQVAADVGARLAPMALVLAGIALVAYGGLEAMGVQTTGHVPSGLPGLNLATSGAHWRTLLSPALLIAFIIFLMSMSAAQTLAQKRGEKLHTNRELLGLGAANVASALSGGFPVTGSISRSAVNFQAGANTPLASIITAGLLALALVAPTGWLALLPLPVLAATIIFAVSSLLDWDTLKLSWRYDRSDALALLATTAGVLVLGVEAGVVIGVLLSMGTLIWRASRPHIAVLGRIPNSEHFRNVERYEAQTLPDVLLLRIDAGLFFGNVEAVTERVEDELRGHPTARHLVLVLSAVNQIDSTALLGLIELNSTLSKRGISLNLAEVKGPVMDRLRQSSLLHDLSGKLYLSTALAMDDLSGEKA; encoded by the coding sequence ATGCTGCTTTGGCTCAGACAATACCGGCGTCCTCTGTTGGCCGGGGACATCACTGCCGGTATCGTTGTCGCCATGATGATGGTGCCGCAAGGCATGGCTTACGCCCTGGTGGCCGGCTTGCCGCCCGTGGTGGGCATCTACGCCAGCATCCTGCCGCCTGTGCTGTACGCCTTGTTCGGCAGCAGCATGACGCAATCGGTGGGTCCCATGGCCATCGTTTCCCTGATGACGGCCGCCGCCCTGGCGCCGCTGGCCGATCCCGGCTCCTCGCTGTATATCGTGCTGGCCGCTCAGCTGGCCTTCATCAGCGGCCTCGTCCTGCTGCTGTGCGGCGTGCTGCGCCTGGGTTTCATGGCCAGTTTTTTGTCGCGGCCCGTGATCAGCGGTTTCAGCAATGGCGCCGCGATCCTGATCATCTGGGGCCAGATCACCCCCTTGCTGGGCGCGACGCTTCCCCACTGGCACACGCCCAGCCTCGTGCTGGGACTCTCCGGCCTGCTGTTCCTGTGGCTGGCCAAGCGCTATCTGTCGCGCCTGCTGCAGCGCTGCGGCCTGAACCAGGTGGCGGCCGACGTGGGTGCGCGCCTGGCGCCGATGGCGCTGGTGCTGGCCGGCATCGCGTTGGTCGCCTATGGCGGCCTGGAAGCGATGGGCGTGCAGACGACGGGCCACGTGCCCAGCGGCTTGCCCGGCCTGAACCTGGCCACCTCTGGCGCCCATTGGCGCACCCTGCTGTCGCCGGCACTGCTGATCGCCTTCATCATCTTCCTGATGAGCATGTCCGCCGCCCAGACCCTGGCGCAAAAACGGGGAGAAAAGCTGCACACGAACCGCGAACTGCTGGGCCTGGGCGCGGCCAATGTGGCCAGCGCGCTGTCGGGCGGCTTCCCCGTCACGGGCTCCATTTCGCGCTCGGCCGTCAACTTCCAGGCGGGCGCCAACACGCCCCTGGCCAGTATCATCACGGCTGGGTTACTGGCGCTGGCGCTGGTGGCGCCCACGGGCTGGCTGGCCTTGCTGCCGCTGCCCGTGCTGGCGGCCACCATCATCTTTGCCGTCAGCAGCCTGCTGGACTGGGACACCTTGAAACTGTCGTGGCGCTACGACCGCAGCGATGCGCTGGCCCTGCTGGCGACCACGGCCGGCGTGCTGGTGCTGGGTGTGGAAGCGGGCGTGGTGATCGGCGTGCTGTTGTCGATGGGTACCCTGATCTGGCGCGCCAGCCGCCCGCATATCGCCGTGCTGGGCCGTATCCCGAATAGCGAGCACTTCCGCAACGTGGAACGCTACGAGGCGCAAACCCTGCCCGACGTCTTGCTGCTGCGCATCGATGCGGGCCTGTTCTTCGGCAACGTCGAAGCCGTCACGGAAAGGGTGGAAGACGAGTTGCGGGGACACCCGACGGCGCGCCACCTGGTGCTAGTGCTGTCGGCCGTCAACCAGATCGACAGCACGGCCTTGCTGGGCTTGATCGAGCTCAACAGCACGCTGAGCAAGCGCGGCATCAGCCTGAACCTGGCCGAAGTGAAGGGCCCCGTGATGGACCGCCTGCGCCAGAGCAGCCTGCTGCACGACCTCAGCGGCAAGCTGTATCTGAGCACGGCGCTGGCCATGGATGACTTGAGTGGAGAAAAAGCATGA
- a CDS encoding TetR/AcrR family transcriptional regulator — MKVSREQAALNRERIVEVAARLFREKGYDGIGVADLMKNAGLTHGGFYGHFASKEDLMIEACQHALEKSLEGWRTKVASDPQQALPAIVGSYLTTRHRDQPGDGCPAAAMGVDVARMSPGARPAFTKATRQQFALLEGLLPDGAPEERRQQAISTFAAMVGAMVLARSVDDEALSAEILDAVKAQLLQD, encoded by the coding sequence ATGAAGGTAAGCAGGGAACAGGCGGCGCTGAACCGCGAGCGCATCGTCGAGGTGGCGGCCAGATTATTCCGCGAAAAGGGCTATGACGGCATCGGTGTGGCCGACCTGATGAAGAACGCGGGCCTCACGCACGGCGGCTTCTATGGCCATTTCGCGTCCAAGGAAGACTTGATGATCGAGGCGTGCCAGCATGCCCTGGAGAAATCGCTGGAAGGCTGGCGGACAAAGGTCGCCAGCGATCCGCAGCAGGCGCTGCCCGCCATCGTCGGCAGCTATCTGACCACCCGGCACCGCGACCAGCCCGGCGACGGCTGCCCGGCGGCGGCCATGGGCGTCGACGTGGCGCGCATGTCGCCCGGCGCGCGTCCCGCGTTTACGAAGGCGACGCGGCAGCAGTTCGCGCTGCTGGAAGGATTGCTGCCCGACGGCGCGCCGGAAGAGCGGCGCCAGCAGGCCATTTCGACGTTTGCCGCCATGGTGGGCGCCATGGTGCTGGCCCGTTCCGTCGATGACGAAGCCCTGTCGGCGGAAATCCTCGACGCTGTGAAGGCGCAATTGCTGCAAGACTGA
- a CDS encoding SDR family oxidoreductase: protein MNENKDQSAGNLQRSIQQEQDQRDTAKPAEQKSQPPVQTGHRSQPAPPLPAQHLDKPGIEGQMQLQPRFLAPDYCGSGKLAGMVAIITGGDSGIGRAVAVLYAREGADVAIIYLNEHADAHETKRYVEAEGQSCLLIAGDVRDQGFCQDAVSQVLDKFTHIDVLVNNAAFQEHAESLLDLSEERFDLTMKTNVYGYFHMAKAVLPHLQRGASIINTGSVTGLQGSKHLLDYSTTKGAIHAFTIALAGNLLDKGIRVNAIAPGPVWTPLNPADKSPEDIQKFGQDTDMRRPAQPEELSPAYVFLASPACSSYISGIVLPVTGSVGE from the coding sequence ATGAACGAGAACAAGGACCAGTCCGCCGGTAACTTGCAGCGCAGCATCCAGCAAGAGCAGGATCAACGTGATACCGCCAAACCCGCCGAGCAGAAAAGCCAGCCACCCGTGCAGACGGGCCACCGCAGCCAGCCTGCCCCGCCCCTGCCCGCCCAGCATCTGGACAAGCCAGGCATCGAAGGGCAGATGCAGTTGCAACCACGCTTCCTGGCGCCCGACTATTGCGGCAGCGGCAAGCTGGCCGGCATGGTGGCCATCATCACGGGCGGCGATTCCGGCATCGGCCGCGCCGTGGCCGTGCTGTACGCGCGCGAAGGGGCCGATGTCGCCATCATTTACCTGAACGAACACGCGGACGCCCACGAAACCAAGCGCTATGTGGAAGCGGAAGGCCAGAGCTGCCTCTTGATTGCCGGCGACGTGCGCGACCAGGGCTTTTGCCAGGACGCCGTCAGCCAGGTGCTCGATAAATTCACGCATATCGACGTGCTGGTCAACAACGCCGCCTTCCAGGAACATGCGGAATCCTTGCTGGACCTGAGCGAGGAACGCTTCGACCTCACCATGAAAACCAATGTCTATGGTTACTTCCACATGGCCAAGGCCGTGCTGCCCCATTTGCAGCGTGGCGCGTCCATCATCAATACGGGCTCCGTGACGGGCTTGCAAGGCTCGAAGCACTTGCTCGACTATTCCACCACCAAGGGCGCCATCCATGCATTTACCATCGCGCTGGCCGGCAACTTGCTCGACAAGGGTATCCGCGTCAACGCCATCGCGCCCGGACCCGTCTGGACGCCGCTCAACCCGGCCGATAAATCGCCCGAGGACATCCAGAAATTCGGCCAGGATACGGACATGCGCCGCCCGGCCCAGCCGGAAGAACTGTCGCCCGCTTACGTCTTCCTGGCCTCGCCCGCCTGCTCCAGCTACATCAGCGGCATCGTCCTGCCCGTCACCGGCAGCGTGGGGGAATAA